The sequence TCCAGGCCCTCCTCGGCCACGAGGCGGGCGGCCACGGCCGCAATTTCAAAGGTGATGTCTTCCCGGCTCGCTTCCATCCACCGATTGTGCCCGCCCATGTCGCGCGGGACGGCATTGCCCGGCCATACCCGCAAGCCCCGGGTGGGGCGCCACCTAGAATCGCCCGATGCACATTCACATCCTGGGCATTTGCGGCACCTTCATGGGCGGTCTGGCCGCCCTGGCCCGCGAAGCCGGCCACCGCGTCACCGGCTGCGACGCCGGCGTTTACCCCCCCATGAGCGACCAGCTGCGCGCGCTCGGCATCGACCTGATCGAAGGCTTCGACGCCGACCAGCTCGCACTCAAGCCCGACATGTTCGTCATCGGCAACGTGGTGAGCCGCTCGCGCAAGCCCGACGGCACGCCGAAGTTCCCGCTGATGGAAGCCATCATGGACAGCGGCGCGGCCTACACCAGCGGCCCGCAGTGGCTGGCCGAACACGTGCTGCAGGGCCGGCATGTGCTGGCGGTGGCCGGTACCCACGGCAAGACCACCACCACCGCCATGCTGACCTGGATCCTGGAGGCCAATGGCCTGCAGCCGGGTTTTTTGGTGGGCGGAGTGCCTTTGAACTTCGGTGTGTCCGCCCGCCTGGGCACACCGGCGGCCGGCGAGAACCGTTTTGCCGCCGGGCCGCCCCAAGGCAAAACAGCCCCCTCGGGGGGCAGCGAACCACACGCAGTGGGGAGCGTGGGGGCTTTCGTTATCGAGGCGGACGAGTACGACACGGCGTTCTTCGACAAGCGCAGCAAGTTCGTGCACTACCGCCCGCGCACGGCCATCCTGAACAACCTCGAGTTCGACCATGCCGACATCTTTGACGACCTCGCCGCCATCGAACGCCAGTTCCACCACCTGATCCGCACCGTGCCGCCGTCGGGGCGTGTGGTGTCCAACGGTCTGGAGGAAAGCCTGGACCGCGTGTTGCACCAGGGACTGTGGAGCGAGCTGCGCACCTTCGGCGCGGCGGTAAGCGACTTCACCGCCGTGGGCGAACCCCATGCTTTCGATGTGCTGAACCAGGGCAAACCAGCGGGCCGGGTGGAATGGTCACTCAGCGGCGTGCACAACCAGCTCAACGCACTCGCGGCGATTGCCGCCGCCGAACACGTGGGCGTGGCCCCGGCCGATGCGGCGCGGGCGCTGGCCGGCTTCGAGAACGTGCGCCGGCGCATGGAGGTCCGTGGCAGCGTGGCCCGCGCGGGCGGTGCCATCACCGTCTACGACGACTTCGCCCACCACCCCACCGCCATCCGCACCACACTGGACGGACTTCAACGCCGCCTGGGCAGCCCACGCGGGCGCATCCTGGCCGTGTTCGAACCGCGCAGCAACACCATGAAGCTGGGAACGATGAAGTCGCAGCTGCCCTGGAGCCTGGAAGCGGCCGATCTCGCGTTCTGCCACTCGGGCGGGCTGGACTGGGACGCCACCGAGGCCCTGGCCTCCATGGGCGCACGGGCTCAGGTGGGCAAGAACATCGACGAGCTGGTGACCCAGGTGGTGTCAGCCGCTCAAGCAGGCGACCACATCGTCTGCATGAGCAACGGTGGTTTTGGCGGTGTGCACGAGCGTTTGCTGAAAGCGCTCGCCGCTTGAAGAAGCGCACGTGCCCGAGCATCGCGGAGCTGGCTTTGCCAGGCCGAAGGCGGCGCGGGGGTGCTCCCCTGCTAGTAGCTCAGCGATTGCGCGGGAACATCGATTGAAATGACG is a genomic window of Hydrogenophaga sp. RAC07 containing:
- the mpl gene encoding UDP-N-acetylmuramate:L-alanyl-gamma-D-glutamyl-meso-diaminopimelate ligase, yielding MHIHILGICGTFMGGLAALAREAGHRVTGCDAGVYPPMSDQLRALGIDLIEGFDADQLALKPDMFVIGNVVSRSRKPDGTPKFPLMEAIMDSGAAYTSGPQWLAEHVLQGRHVLAVAGTHGKTTTTAMLTWILEANGLQPGFLVGGVPLNFGVSARLGTPAAGENRFAAGPPQGKTAPSGGSEPHAVGSVGAFVIEADEYDTAFFDKRSKFVHYRPRTAILNNLEFDHADIFDDLAAIERQFHHLIRTVPPSGRVVSNGLEESLDRVLHQGLWSELRTFGAAVSDFTAVGEPHAFDVLNQGKPAGRVEWSLSGVHNQLNALAAIAAAEHVGVAPADAARALAGFENVRRRMEVRGSVARAGGAITVYDDFAHHPTAIRTTLDGLQRRLGSPRGRILAVFEPRSNTMKLGTMKSQLPWSLEAADLAFCHSGGLDWDATEALASMGARAQVGKNIDELVTQVVSAAQAGDHIVCMSNGGFGGVHERLLKALAA